In Shinella sp. XGS7, a single genomic region encodes these proteins:
- a CDS encoding cell division protein FtsQ/DivIB: MSQYAATPLPPDVRLMNGVTALLLAGLLLAALGLGVHKLMRLPAFSIRHIQVEGEVARNSVASLRANALPHLSGTFLSMSLRQARQAFEAVPWVRHAEVQRVWPNRLKVHLEEHKPAAYWEEKAEGADAGSEASTERALVNSFGEVFEANLGDVEDEDLPVLAGPEGSSGRMLSMWRRLQAASTPLGDTVQRLDLSGRGSWRATLEKGAVLELGRGDEAEVLARYGQFVATITQLTSRFQTPLLAADLRHAEGYAVRLRGISTITTPVPAKGPVRKR, from the coding sequence ATGAGCCAGTACGCCGCCACCCCGCTGCCGCCCGACGTCCGCCTGATGAATGGCGTGACGGCGCTGCTGCTGGCCGGGCTGCTGCTGGCGGCCCTGGGTCTGGGCGTGCACAAGCTGATGCGCCTGCCGGCCTTCAGCATCCGCCACATCCAGGTGGAGGGCGAGGTGGCGCGCAATAGCGTGGCTTCGCTGCGGGCCAATGCCCTGCCGCATCTCTCGGGCACCTTCCTGAGCATGAGCCTGCGCCAGGCGCGCCAGGCCTTCGAGGCCGTGCCCTGGGTGCGCCATGCCGAGGTGCAGCGGGTCTGGCCCAACCGGCTCAAGGTGCATCTGGAAGAGCACAAGCCCGCCGCCTACTGGGAAGAGAAGGCCGAGGGCGCCGACGCCGGCAGCGAGGCCAGCACCGAGCGGGCCCTGGTCAACAGCTTCGGCGAGGTCTTCGAGGCCAATCTGGGCGATGTGGAAGACGAGGACCTGCCCGTGCTGGCCGGCCCCGAGGGCAGCTCGGGCCGCATGCTCTCCATGTGGCGGCGCCTGCAGGCGGCCAGCACGCCGCTGGGCGACACGGTGCAGCGCCTGGACCTGTCCGGCCGCGGCTCCTGGCGCGCCACCCTGGAAAAAGGCGCGGTGCTGGAGCTGGGCCGCGGCGACGAGGCCGAGGTGCTGGCCCGCTACGGGCAGTTTGTGGCCACCATCACGCAGCTGACCTCGCGTTTCCAGACCCCGCTGCTGGCGGCGGATCTGCGCCATGCCGAGGGTTACGCGGTGCGCCTGCGCGGAATATCGACGATCACGACACCGGTCCCGGCCAAGGGCCCGGTCAGAAAACGCTGA
- the ftsA gene encoding cell division protein FtsA — translation MAKEYKDLVVGLDIGTAKIMAVVAEVLGNGELRIAGLGVAPSHGLKRGVVVNIDATVQSIQQALKEAEMMADCKISRVFTGITGSHIRGQNSTGMVIVRDKEVTPVDVARVVETAKAINIPNDQRLLLVEPQEFVIDGHEVKEPIGMSGGRLEVKVHIVTGAQSAAENIVKCVRRCGLEVDQLVLNPSASSAAALTADERDLGVAVVDIGAGTTDVAIFTGGSIRHTAVIPIAGDLITSDIAMALRTPTKDAEEIKVEHGVAKQLLADPADQVEVPGLGDRAPRMLSKQALAGVIEPRVEEIFSLVHQVIRESGYEELLSSGIVLTGGSAVMPGMVELAEDIFLKPVRRGNPTYSGALFDMVSNPRSATVMGLLEEARLSRTRGLKAAQQAGSVKTILGRAKDWFLGNF, via the coding sequence ATGGCCAAGGAATACAAGGATTTGGTCGTTGGGCTGGATATCGGCACCGCCAAGATCATGGCGGTGGTGGCCGAAGTCCTGGGCAACGGGGAATTGCGCATCGCCGGTCTGGGGGTGGCGCCCTCGCACGGGCTCAAGCGCGGCGTGGTGGTGAATATCGACGCCACGGTGCAGTCCATCCAGCAGGCCCTCAAGGAGGCCGAAATGATGGCCGACTGCAAGATTTCCCGGGTTTTCACGGGGATCACCGGCAGCCATATCCGCGGCCAGAACTCCACCGGCATGGTGATCGTGCGCGACAAGGAGGTCACGCCGGTGGATGTGGCGCGCGTGGTGGAAACCGCCAAGGCCATCAATATCCCGAACGACCAGCGCCTGCTTTTGGTCGAGCCGCAGGAATTCGTGATCGACGGTCATGAGGTCAAGGAACCCATCGGCATGAGCGGCGGGCGCCTGGAGGTCAAGGTCCATATCGTGACCGGCGCGCAAAGTGCGGCCGAAAACATCGTCAAATGCGTGCGCCGCTGCGGCCTGGAAGTGGATCAGCTGGTGCTCAACCCCAGCGCCTCCAGCGCCGCCGCCCTGACTGCCGATGAGCGCGATCTGGGCGTGGCCGTGGTCGATATCGGCGCCGGCACCACCGATGTGGCCATCTTCACCGGCGGCTCCATCCGTCATACCGCCGTCATTCCCATCGCTGGTGATCTCATCACCAGCGATATCGCCATGGCCCTGCGCACCCCGACCAAGGATGCCGAGGAGATCAAGGTCGAGCATGGCGTGGCCAAGCAGCTGCTGGCCGACCCGGCGGACCAGGTGGAAGTGCCGGGTCTGGGCGACAGGGCGCCGCGCATGCTTTCAAAACAAGCACTTGCCGGGGTTATTGAACCCCGAGTCGAGGAAATCTTTTCCCTGGTGCATCAGGTCATCCGGGAAAGTGGTTACGAAGAGTTGCTTTCTTCCGGAATTGTTTTGACCGGCGGCTCGGCGGTGATGCCGGGCATGGTGGAACTGGCCGAGGACATATTCCTCAAACCGGTGCGCCGCGGCAACCCGACCTATAGCGGCGCGCTCTTCGACATGGTTTCCAACCCGCGTTCCGCAACCGTGATGGGACTGCTCGAAGAAGCCCGTCTGTCGCGCACCCGGGGTTTGAAGGCGGCGCAGCAGGCGGGTTCGGTGAAAACCATTCTGGGCCGCGCCAAGGACTGGTTTCTGGGTAATTTCTGA
- a CDS encoding D-alanine--D-alanine ligase, which translates to MKIDLNIDPRALGKVAVLMGGDSAEREVSLTMSGPGVLAALREEGVDAHAFDPAERSLQELKTEGFARCFIALHGRGGEDGTVQGALECLGIPYTGSGVMASSIAMDKITTKRVWLSDQLPTPRWVSLRSDALASERVSAVAAELGLPIFVKPPHEGSSIGASKVTDAAGMPAAVALAARHDREVLCEEFIEGEELTCPVLGEGESAFALPVVRIRAPEGDYDYQNKYFTDVVKYDCPSGLDPALEQEIQALVLRAYRLLGCRGWGRADLMLRRRDNKPFLLEMNTSPGMTSHSLVPISARAAGLSYSKLCLWLLSQARLDRQA; encoded by the coding sequence ATGAAGATCGACCTGAACATTGACCCGCGCGCCCTGGGCAAGGTGGCCGTGCTGATGGGCGGCGACTCGGCCGAGCGCGAGGTCTCGCTCACCATGTCCGGCCCCGGCGTGCTGGCCGCGCTGCGCGAGGAAGGCGTGGACGCCCATGCCTTCGACCCGGCCGAGCGCAGCCTGCAGGAGCTCAAGACCGAAGGCTTTGCGCGCTGCTTCATCGCCCTGCATGGCCGTGGCGGCGAGGACGGCACGGTGCAGGGCGCGCTGGAATGCCTAGGCATCCCCTACACCGGCTCCGGCGTGATGGCCTCCAGCATCGCGATGGACAAGATCACCACCAAGCGCGTCTGGCTCAGCGATCAGCTGCCCACGCCGCGCTGGGTGAGCCTGCGCAGCGATGCCCTGGCGAGCGAGCGCGTGAGCGCGGTGGCCGCGGAGCTGGGCCTGCCCATCTTCGTCAAGCCGCCGCACGAGGGCTCCAGCATCGGCGCCAGCAAGGTGACGGATGCCGCCGGCATGCCGGCCGCCGTGGCGCTGGCCGCGCGCCATGACCGCGAGGTGCTGTGCGAGGAGTTCATCGAGGGCGAGGAGCTCACCTGCCCGGTGCTGGGCGAGGGCGAGAGCGCCTTTGCCCTGCCGGTGGTGCGCATCCGCGCCCCCGAGGGTGACTACGACTACCAGAACAAGTACTTCACCGATGTGGTGAAGTACGACTGCCCCAGCGGCCTGGACCCGGCCCTGGAGCAGGAGATCCAGGCCCTGGTGCTGCGTGCCTACCGCCTGCTGGGCTGCCGCGGCTGGGGCCGGGCCGACCTGATGCTGCGCCGGCGCGACAACAAGCCCTTCCTGCTGGAGATGAACACCTCGCCGGGCATGACCTCGCACTCCCTGGTGCCCATCTCGGCGCGCGCCGCCGGCCTGTCCTACTCCAAGCTCTGCCTGTGGCTGCTGTCGCAGGCGCGCCTGGATCGCCAGGCCTGA
- the ftsZ gene encoding cell division protein FtsZ, translating to MAIEMIEEFDQGTQIKVIGVGGGGGNAVDHMIAQGVQGVEFICANTDAQALNRSKADQLLQLGTTGLGAGAKPEMGKAAAEEAEARIRESIQGANMLFITAGMGGGTGTGAAPVIARVAKEMGILTVGVVTKPFEFEGNRRSKAADAGLAELEANVDSLIVVLNDKLLDVLGDDVTQDQAFAHANDVLKNAVGGISDIIHMPGLVNVDFEDVKTVMSEPGKAMMGTAVASGPDRATKAAEAAVACPLLEGIDLSGARGVLVLIAANRNTFKLAESRNAMNAIKRYASEDAHIIYGTAYDESLGDQLRVTVIATGLTSQRARAQAPLQVVQPAAQLRTGTDNLPVLNQAVAMPAATTTVGSASGSDFGGMSVPSVWRHGRTAAAKVEALSSNGMDEIEIPAFLRKQAD from the coding sequence ATGGCGATCGAGATGATCGAAGAGTTTGATCAAGGCACTCAGATCAAGGTGATCGGGGTCGGTGGTGGCGGCGGCAACGCGGTCGACCACATGATTGCCCAGGGTGTGCAGGGCGTGGAATTCATCTGCGCCAATACCGACGCCCAGGCCCTCAACCGCTCCAAGGCCGACCAGCTGCTGCAGCTGGGTACCACCGGTCTGGGCGCGGGCGCCAAGCCCGAGATGGGCAAGGCCGCGGCCGAGGAGGCCGAGGCCCGCATCCGCGAATCCATCCAGGGCGCAAACATGCTCTTTATCACCGCCGGCATGGGCGGTGGCACCGGCACCGGCGCGGCCCCCGTGATCGCTCGCGTGGCCAAGGAGATGGGCATCCTGACCGTGGGCGTGGTCACCAAGCCCTTCGAGTTCGAGGGCAACCGCCGCTCCAAGGCCGCCGATGCCGGCCTGGCCGAACTGGAAGCCAATGTCGACTCCCTGATCGTCGTGCTGAACGACAAGCTGCTGGACGTGCTGGGCGACGACGTCACCCAGGACCAGGCCTTCGCACACGCCAACGACGTGCTGAAGAACGCCGTGGGCGGCATCTCGGACATCATCCACATGCCCGGCCTGGTCAACGTCGACTTTGAAGACGTCAAGACCGTGATGAGTGAGCCCGGCAAGGCCATGATGGGCACGGCCGTGGCCAGCGGCCCGGACCGCGCCACCAAGGCCGCCGAAGCCGCCGTGGCCTGCCCGCTGCTGGAGGGCATCGATCTGTCCGGCGCGCGCGGCGTGCTGGTGCTGATCGCCGCCAACCGCAACACCTTCAAGCTGGCCGAGAGCCGCAACGCGATGAATGCCATCAAGCGTTACGCCTCGGAAGATGCCCACATCATCTACGGCACGGCCTATGACGAGAGCCTGGGCGACCAGCTGCGCGTCACCGTGATCGCCACCGGCCTGACCAGCCAGCGCGCCCGCGCCCAGGCGCCGCTGCAGGTGGTGCAGCCGGCCGCCCAGCTGCGCACCGGTACCGACAATCTGCCGGTGCTGAACCAGGCCGTGGCCATGCCGGCCGCGACCACCACGGTGGGCAGCGCCAGCGGCAGCGATTTCGGCGGCATGAGCGTGCCCAGTGTCTGGCGCCATGGCCGCACCGCCGCGGCCAAGGTGGAGGCCCTGTCCTCCAACGGCATGGACGAGATCGAGATCCCGGCCTTCCTGCGCAAGCAAGCCGACTGA